TCAAATCTCGTATAATTTCGGCATACCTGTAGTTGTTACACGGGTAGGAGGACTGCCCGAAGTTGTGTGGGATGGAGAGACCGGCTATATCGTTGAACCGGGTTCGAGTTCGGCGGTAGCTGATGCGGTGATCGATTACTTTAAAAATGGAAAAGCGGAGGGTTTCAAAAAGAACATCATCGAGCGTCAACACTTATTTTCGTGGGACAATCTGATTCAATCACTTGAGAGTTTAATTAAATGACTCTTTCACAAAAGCTTCCGCACGTCGAGATCATAGTTCTCAACTGGAACGGAAAAGACGACACTGTTGAATGCCTTCGTTCTCTTGACAAGATAGATTATCCCAATAAACAAATCAGCGTGGTGGACAATGCCTCAACCGATGACTCGGTCGAACTGATAAAAGGAGAATTCCCTGATGTTTCAATAATAGAGAACGAAACTAATCTGATGTATGCCGGGGGGAATAACGC
The DNA window shown above is from Candidatus Neomarinimicrobiota bacterium and carries:
- a CDS encoding glycosyltransferase family 2 protein, yielding MTLSQKLPHVEIIVLNWNGKDDTVECLRSLDKIDYPNKQISVVDNASTDDSVELIKGEFPDVSIIENETNLMYAGGNNAGIRKALDKNAEYILILNNDTAVQKDFLTYLMRTALSERGVGIVCPKICYYENVGMIW